A section of the Oryza sativa Japonica Group chromosome 1, ASM3414082v1 genome encodes:
- the LOC107277719 gene encoding uncharacterized protein: protein MAVFYHRQRHRRKRSTRLRIRCEEKPSPLHMAGEGRGRVVSRLSCGARMASPPPGDDEAARALALEQCERDFNAVIDRMLNLNLDGDDAAASSAASPEPPAPQAAPAPEVAAAAAVDGAARGDRGYWVETMMRELWAAASMDDARERGARVLDAFGAAVGAGTAARLDAASRQIGFLKRAVLFHHRLRTAQEKAQRELRWQLDDYREQVRRLEASNYALSLHLRQADLRRGGGGGGAMPHGPGNPEIF from the coding sequence ATGGCGGTGTTTTATCACCGCCAGCGTCACAGACGGAAACGGAGTACACGACTCCGAATCCGATGCGAGGAGAAGCCTTCGCCTCTTCATATGGCAGGCGAAGGCCGCGGCCGCGTCGTCTCTCGTCTCTCGTGCGGCGCGCGCatggcttctcctcctcccggcgacgacgaggcggcgaggGCTCTCGCGCTGGAGCAATGCGAGAGGGACTTCAACGCGGTGATCGACCGCATGCTCAACCTCAACCTCGACGGcgatgacgccgccgcctcctccgccgcttctcCCGAGCCTCCGGCACCGCAAGCCGCGCCCGCAcccgaggtcgccgccgccgccgcagtcgacGGTGCAGCACGGGGCGACCGCGGGTACTGGGTCGAGACCATGATGCGCGAGCTGtgggccgccgcctccatggaCGACGCCAGGGAGCGCGGCGCCAGGGTGCTCGACGCGTTCGGGGCCGCTGTCGGCGCTGGCACCGCCGCGAGGCTGGACGCCGCGTCGAGGCAGATCGGGTTCCTCAAGAGGGCGGTGCTGTTCCACCACCGGCTGCGGACCGCGCAGGAGAAGGCGCAGCGGGAGCTCCGGTGGCAGCTCGACGACTACAGGGAGCAGgtgcggcggctggaggcgtcCAACTACGCGCTGTCCCTGCACCTCCGGCAGGCCGacctgcgccgcggcggcggtggcggcggcgccatgcccCACGGCCCCGGCAACCCGGAGATCTTCTGA
- the LOC4327731 gene encoding V-type proton ATPase subunit c''2: MSSDSSSWARALVQISPYTFSAIGIAVSIGVSVLGAAWGIFITGSSLIGAAIKAPRITSKNLISVIFCEAVAIYGVIVAIILQTKLESVPTALVHHPESLRAGYAIFASGLIVGFANLVCGVCVGIIGSSCALSDAQNSSLFVKILVIEIFGSALGLFGVIVGIIMSSQATWPAKA; encoded by the exons ATGTCGTCTGATTCGTCGTCGTGGGCGCGCGCGCTCGTGCAGATCTCGCCCTACACCTTCTCCGCCATCGGCATAGCCGTCTCCATCGGCGTCTccgtcctcggcgccgcctg GGGGATCTTCATCACGGGGAGCAGCCTCATCGGGGCCGCCATCAAGGCCCCCAGGATCACCTCCAAGAACCTCATCAG TGTCATCTTCTGTGAGGCTGTTGCAATTTATGGTGTTATCGTGGCAATCATCCTCCAAACTAAGCTTGAAAGTGTACCAACTGCTCTAGTGCATCATCCAGAGTCTCTCCGGGCTGGCTATGCAATCTTTGCGTCTGGTCTTATTGTTGGCTTTGCTAATCTTGTTTGCGG GGTTTGTGTGGGAATAATTGGAAGCAGCTGTGCATTGTCTGATGCTCAGAATTCATCACTCTTTGTAAAGATCTTGGTGATTGAGATCTTCGGCAGCGCCTTGGGTCTGTTTGGAGTGATTGTGGGCATAATCATGTCATCTCAAGCAACATGGCCTGCAAAAGCCTAG